From the Acidilutibacter cellobiosedens genome, one window contains:
- a CDS encoding MotE family protein has protein sequence MEKAGKIKNEKSKQNIKKYRQNAEHAVNEKNNEENKKKGKKRIVLILVMIFIIIFLVSGVLIYFNNKTFKTKVNGALSNVPEFIGSHFGDQPTEENKEEMRKYMANYYLSLEADRAADKLYVVKKDNEGLFNDIIKTMNDVSSAGTESILKLIRNMDLRKNSLSSIYDEIRKDEKSQLEDEISRFEDMDTYLAINEIERRCKEDGDFAGKLPQMLKYMDEDKAGEILYYIDEGIRNEILSGLDQKSRGELESLMLKEETDKNKYADLSKLYELRPVDVCVKEIGNTDTYSIEELADIYLNLSIKKSSDILSRVEDEDFMKDILSAVRKEEQLQRREQNVAEKMSEGIKFISEYNKKIDELVEVYKKMDPSDVGNILESMMGNNKTVTKFEVDSTPVFEISDSTIVLDVLGKMKKSAVSEILGSMSAKNAAELTQMLAKP, from the coding sequence ATGGAAAAGGCAGGGAAAATAAAAAACGAAAAAAGCAAACAAAATATAAAAAAATATAGGCAGAACGCAGAGCATGCAGTAAATGAAAAGAATAATGAAGAAAACAAGAAAAAAGGCAAAAAAAGAATTGTTTTAATATTAGTTATGATATTTATAATAATATTTTTAGTGTCCGGTGTTTTAATATATTTCAACAACAAGACATTTAAGACAAAAGTCAACGGTGCTTTGAGTAATGTTCCGGAGTTTATAGGTTCTCATTTTGGAGATCAGCCTACGGAAGAAAATAAAGAAGAGATGAGAAAATATATGGCGAATTATTATTTGTCTCTTGAAGCTGACAGGGCTGCCGATAAATTATATGTAGTTAAAAAGGATAATGAAGGATTATTTAATGATATTATCAAGACAATGAATGATGTTTCCTCTGCCGGAACGGAGAGTATACTTAAGCTGATAAGGAATATGGATCTAAGAAAGAATTCCCTTTCTTCGATATATGATGAAATACGAAAAGATGAAAAAAGTCAATTAGAGGATGAAATATCAAGATTCGAAGATATGGATACATATTTAGCTATAAACGAAATTGAGAGAAGATGCAAAGAGGATGGAGATTTTGCAGGAAAGCTTCCTCAAATGCTTAAATATATGGACGAGGATAAAGCGGGAGAGATATTATATTATATAGACGAAGGAATAAGAAATGAGATTCTTTCGGGATTGGATCAAAAAAGCAGAGGTGAGCTTGAGAGCTTGATGCTGAAAGAAGAAACTGATAAAAATAAATATGCAGATTTGTCAAAGCTGTATGAATTACGACCTGTTGATGTGTGTGTAAAGGAAATAGGAAATACAGACACTTATTCTATTGAAGAACTGGCTGATATTTATTTAAATTTAAGTATTAAAAAATCATCGGATATACTGTCAAGAGTGGAAGACGAAGACTTTATGAAGGATATTTTATCGGCTGTAAGGAAAGAAGAACAACTTCAAAGAAGAGAACAAAACGTTGCTGAAAAAATGAGCGAAGGAATTAAATTTATCAGTGAATACAATAAAAAAATTGATGAATTGGTGGAAGTATATAAGAAAATGGATCCTTCAGATGTAGGAAATATTTTAGAAAGTATGATGGGGAATAATAAAACAGTTACCAAGTTTGAAGTTGATTCAACTCCTGTATTTGAAATATCGGATTCCACAATAGTATTGGATGTACTTGGAAAGATGAAAAAGTCTGCAGTATCTGAAATACTGGGTTCGATGAGTGCGAAAAACGCTGCGGAACTTACTCAAATGCTGGCTAAACCTTAA
- a CDS encoding FliH/SctL family protein, whose amino-acid sequence MKLLPKIIKSFRIIEKEELDEENIVSQDDRDKNLADRKVLLKEAKRQYRIIVNDAEEKAQSILEKANRDNENYLNDTYERAKKILEESKEEGYEKGYKEGTNKGYEEGAKKGFDEGYGEGKRKSDILIQEALEIKNGYLNKRDSIYKDIEKDVISLVINICEKILYERMDENKEQIVSLVLKGIESLKPVANITVIVSKYDYDIVEMSKANILSRASLVDEMEVKVDSNLGKGDCIIETSKGSVDVSLTNQINEVKKLLNNILSSE is encoded by the coding sequence ATGAAATTATTGCCTAAAATTATAAAATCTTTTCGGATAATTGAAAAAGAAGAGTTAGATGAAGAAAATATTGTTTCTCAAGACGATAGGGATAAAAACCTTGCCGATAGAAAAGTTCTTTTGAAGGAGGCTAAAAGGCAATATCGCATCATTGTTAACGATGCTGAAGAAAAAGCTCAATCAATTTTAGAAAAGGCAAACAGAGATAATGAAAACTATTTAAATGATACTTACGAAAGAGCAAAAAAAATACTCGAGGAGAGCAAGGAAGAAGGATATGAAAAGGGATATAAAGAGGGAACAAACAAGGGGTACGAAGAAGGAGCAAAAAAAGGGTTTGATGAAGGATACGGAGAGGGGAAAAGAAAATCCGATATTTTAATCCAAGAGGCTCTTGAGATAAAAAATGGTTATTTAAACAAAAGAGATTCTATCTATAAAGACATAGAAAAAGATGTAATATCCCTTGTAATCAATATATGTGAAAAGATATTGTACGAAAGAATGGATGAAAATAAAGAGCAGATTGTATCCCTTGTTTTAAAAGGTATTGAAAGTTTAAAGCCTGTAGCAAATATTACAGTAATAGTTTCCAAATATGATTATGACATAGTGGAAATGTCTAAAGCAAATATATTATCCAGAGCAAGCCTTGTTGACGAAATGGAAGTAAAAGTCGACAGCAATCTTGGTAAAGGAGACTGTATTATAGAAACGTCCAAGGGAAGTGTCGATGTAAGTCTTACAAATCAAATAAATGAAGTAAAAAAATTATTAAATAATATTTTAAGTAGCGAGTGA
- the fliI gene encoding flagellar protein export ATPase FliI, whose amino-acid sequence MIDKVDIKKYIKAVEEKNFTKYSGNITKVTGLTIESTGPMVSMGELCYIYPHNQSTPVLAEVVGFKEDKILLMPLGMMEGIASGSTVVSSGNSLRVNVGDELVGRVIDGLGNPIDGKGPIKTLKYNSANSSPPNPLTRKVISEPLPLGVKAIDGLLTCGKGQRIGIFSGSGVGKSTLMGMISRNSTADINVIGLIGERGREVREFIEHDLKEEGLKKSVVVVSTSDQPALIRVKGAMVTTAIAEYFRDKGKNVMLLMDSLTRFAMAQREIGLATGEPPVTRGFTPSVFAVLPRLLERTGTSDKGTITGLYTVLVDGDDLNEPVTDAVRGILDGHIVLSRKLANQNHYPAIDILASISRVMPNIVDKEHMQGANEIKDVLATYKEAEDLINIGAYKRGSNKKIDIAIELIDDINNFLTQETLKNYTFSDVKEMILNISKRINELKHV is encoded by the coding sequence ATGATAGATAAGGTAGATATAAAAAAGTATATAAAGGCTGTTGAAGAAAAAAATTTTACTAAGTACTCGGGAAATATAACTAAGGTTACAGGTCTTACCATAGAATCTACCGGGCCTATGGTGAGCATGGGAGAGTTATGCTATATATACCCTCATAACCAAAGTACTCCAGTATTGGCTGAAGTAGTGGGATTTAAGGAAGATAAAATACTTCTGATGCCCTTGGGGATGATGGAAGGAATAGCATCGGGAAGTACAGTAGTATCAAGCGGAAATTCTTTAAGGGTAAATGTAGGAGATGAATTGGTTGGAAGAGTAATAGACGGATTGGGAAATCCGATTGACGGAAAGGGTCCTATAAAAACTTTAAAGTATAATTCCGCTAATAGCAGTCCTCCCAATCCTCTGACAAGAAAGGTTATATCAGAACCTCTCCCTCTTGGAGTAAAAGCGATTGACGGATTATTAACTTGCGGTAAAGGTCAAAGAATCGGAATATTTTCAGGAAGCGGTGTCGGAAAGAGTACTCTTATGGGAATGATTTCGAGAAACAGCACTGCTGATATAAATGTTATAGGACTTATAGGTGAAAGAGGCAGAGAGGTGAGAGAATTTATTGAACATGATTTGAAGGAGGAAGGTCTTAAAAAATCGGTAGTTGTAGTATCTACATCGGATCAGCCTGCACTTATAAGGGTAAAAGGGGCAATGGTTACAACGGCTATTGCGGAATATTTCAGAGATAAAGGAAAAAATGTAATGCTTCTTATGGATTCTCTTACAAGATTTGCAATGGCACAAAGAGAAATCGGATTGGCAACAGGAGAACCTCCTGTGACCAGAGGGTTTACTCCATCCGTGTTTGCTGTTCTTCCGAGACTGTTGGAGCGTACAGGTACTTCCGATAAAGGGACGATAACGGGATTATATACTGTCCTTGTAGACGGAGATGATTTGAATGAACCTGTAACTGACGCAGTCAGAGGGATATTAGACGGACATATTGTTTTGTCAAGGAAATTGGCGAATCAAAACCATTATCCTGCTATTGATATATTAGCAAGTATAAGCAGAGTAATGCCCAATATAGTGGATAAAGAACATATGCAGGGAGCTAATGAAATAAAGGATGTGTTAGCTACATATAAAGAAGCCGAAGATTTAATAAATATCGGAGCTTATAAAAGAGGTTCAAATAAAAAGATAGATATAGCAATTGAACTTATTGATGACATTAACAATTTTCTTACCCAAGAAACGTTGAAAAATTATACTTTTTCTGATGTTAAAGAAATGATTTTAAATATAAGCAAAAGAATAAATGAGCTTAAACATGTATAG
- a CDS encoding flagellar FlbD family protein, whose protein sequence is MIEVKRLNGKEFIVNCDLIEFIESTPDTVITLTTGKKIVVAESIDEVIKKIIAFKGRINDYHKIEQGKEV, encoded by the coding sequence ATGATAGAAGTTAAAAGATTAAACGGAAAAGAGTTTATTGTTAATTGTGATTTAATTGAATTTATCGAATCAACTCCTGATACAGTCATAACTCTTACTACGGGGAAAAAAATAGTGGTCGCTGAAAGTATTGATGAAGTGATTAAAAAAATTATAGCTTTTAAAGGAAGAATTAATGATTATCATAAAATTGAGCAAGGAAAAGAGGTGTAA
- a CDS encoding flagellar hook protein FlgE, whose translation MMRSMYSAVSGLRAHQTKMDVIGNNIANINTVGYKKSQVAFQDLLNQLVRGAGAPQDGKGGTNPQQVGLGVGIGSINTIQTQGNTQATDSPTDVMIDGEGFFVVTDDTNFENRYYTRAGNFTFDRAGNLVTADGYKVLGYGADEDGNITSEIRPIVVNRSETVAPTTTRNIQFDGNLDSRMDLPYEAVETQDASGKKYKLVLNNDGIYKTDTIIRDSLGNGYKVEFEISKKIKEGFFDGKGNWPEEIGTGEYDTKEEALADLGHLSGEWQYRILSIKPEGGDGKEITPVDESKGFKDIVFSSDGKLTTGGSLQIKIKDDETGFGERNESGGYNNIINVDLSQLHQYADDTSAKPKILEGNTAGVIEGFSISPNGEVVGQFSNGEKKTLGQLILAKFDNSMGLQKLGGNLFTDTRNSGEPQVGKPGASGYGSTKSGSLEMSNVDISMEFTEMITTERGFQANSRIITTSDEMLQELVNMKR comes from the coding sequence ATGATGAGGTCAATGTACTCCGCAGTTTCAGGGCTTAGGGCACATCAGACGAAGATGGATGTTATAGGAAACAATATAGCCAATATAAATACTGTGGGATATAAAAAGAGTCAGGTGGCTTTTCAGGATTTGTTAAATCAGCTTGTCAGAGGAGCAGGAGCACCTCAGGACGGAAAGGGAGGTACGAATCCTCAGCAGGTAGGGCTTGGAGTTGGCATAGGTTCGATAAATACCATTCAAACTCAGGGAAATACTCAGGCTACCGACAGTCCTACAGATGTAATGATTGACGGTGAAGGATTTTTTGTGGTGACGGATGATACTAATTTTGAAAACAGATATTATACAAGAGCGGGGAATTTTACATTTGACAGGGCAGGAAATTTGGTTACGGCCGACGGATATAAGGTATTAGGCTACGGTGCCGACGAAGACGGGAACATTACGTCGGAGATCCGCCCCATAGTTGTAAACCGCTCTGAAACCGTGGCACCTACAACTACAAGGAATATTCAGTTTGACGGTAATTTGGATTCAAGGATGGATTTGCCCTATGAGGCTGTTGAGACTCAAGATGCAAGCGGTAAAAAGTACAAATTGGTTTTAAATAATGACGGGATATATAAAACCGATACTATAATCAGAGACAGCTTGGGAAACGGATATAAAGTTGAGTTTGAAATTTCAAAGAAGATAAAGGAAGGATTTTTTGATGGTAAAGGTAATTGGCCGGAGGAAATCGGGACCGGTGAATATGATACCAAAGAGGAAGCATTGGCTGATTTAGGGCATCTTTCCGGTGAATGGCAGTACAGGATACTTTCTATAAAGCCGGAAGGAGGAGACGGAAAAGAAATTACCCCTGTCGATGAATCTAAAGGATTTAAAGACATAGTCTTTAGCTCTGACGGAAAATTGACTACGGGAGGAAGTTTACAGATTAAAATAAAAGACGATGAAACAGGATTCGGAGAGAGAAATGAAAGCGGAGGATACAACAACATAATAAATGTGGACCTTTCACAATTGCATCAATATGCCGATGATACTTCCGCAAAGCCTAAGATTTTGGAAGGAAATACAGCCGGAGTAATAGAAGGATTTTCTATTTCCCCTAATGGGGAAGTTGTAGGGCAATTCAGCAACGGCGAAAAAAAGACTTTGGGGCAGTTGATTTTGGCTAAATTTGATAACTCCATGGGGCTTCAAAAACTCGGAGGAAATTTATTTACGGATACAAGAAATTCCGGAGAGCCTCAGGTAGGGAAACCTGGCGCCAGTGGTTATGGGTCGACAAAATCAGGTTCTTTGGAGATGTCCAACGTAGATATTTCTATGGAGTTTACGGAGATGATTACTACTGAAAGAGGATTTCAAGCAAATTCAAGGATTATAACGACTTCCGATGAGATGCTTCAGGAACTTGTAAATATGAAAAGATAA
- a CDS encoding flagellar hook-length control protein FliK yields the protein MQELNLKIFDIGTAVVSNKGKVDTKHGINSQFDKLLNEVKSKYGIEDKESNDSKSKVISKVDPKESIEKNGINDIKEDTKIEDAEPLEDNEETEDETLTNKDIVLSVLQNIISILEDIDTGKLDDSSTKDALKECKKIIEDIQDMVVNLKPEEESNILGLIQDKIEKFGELMDSIKAIKNTDEDILLKDDLNNLDLMLKSLKGEIVKDNTTAEKSNESANNKSIFNSRYDVKNGETSGDNDKELLNNSTKADENQLKASQEVNRQPETENSSKMEMSEENNQSKDGAEEEANIKESKGESFLSLIKNDNTVSKESAVFKSDIPQVNKENIIEQVAEKIKILVNDGNEGKQEVRIKLKPEILGELVLKVEVEKGVVIARAVVDNFRTKELLEMNINQLQEGLKEQGLDIKTFSVYVGNNSDFEKEGKNNFFSNKRNKKVKMKNVNLEGIGNYDASMFVENLSNTEVGKLDLMA from the coding sequence GTGCAGGAATTAAATTTAAAAATCTTTGATATAGGAACAGCTGTGGTGTCCAATAAAGGAAAGGTAGACACAAAACACGGAATAAATTCACAGTTTGATAAACTGTTGAATGAAGTTAAATCCAAATATGGAATAGAAGATAAAGAAAGCAATGATTCCAAGAGTAAAGTAATTTCAAAAGTAGATCCTAAAGAAAGCATTGAGAAAAATGGCATTAATGACATTAAGGAGGATACTAAAATTGAAGATGCCGAACCTTTGGAAGATAATGAAGAAACTGAGGATGAGACTTTAACGAATAAGGACATTGTTCTTTCTGTTCTTCAAAATATTATCAGTATTTTGGAAGATATCGATACAGGTAAACTTGATGATTCATCCACGAAAGATGCATTAAAGGAATGCAAGAAAATTATAGAGGATATCCAAGATATGGTTGTTAACTTAAAGCCGGAAGAAGAGAGCAATATTTTGGGACTTATCCAAGATAAAATAGAAAAATTCGGAGAGCTGATGGACAGCATAAAGGCAATAAAGAATACTGATGAAGACATTCTTTTGAAAGATGATCTGAATAATTTGGATTTAATGTTAAAATCACTAAAGGGAGAAATTGTGAAGGATAATACCACGGCTGAGAAAAGCAATGAATCGGCAAATAACAAATCAATTTTTAACAGCCGTTATGATGTGAAAAATGGGGAAACTTCCGGAGACAATGATAAAGAATTATTAAACAATTCGACAAAAGCAGATGAAAATCAGTTAAAGGCATCCCAAGAAGTTAACAGGCAGCCGGAAACGGAAAATTCGTCAAAGATGGAAATGTCGGAAGAAAATAATCAAAGCAAAGATGGGGCAGAAGAGGAAGCAAATATTAAAGAATCAAAGGGAGAATCATTTTTAAGTTTAATTAAAAATGATAATACCGTTTCAAAGGAATCCGCTGTTTTTAAAAGTGATATTCCCCAAGTGAACAAAGAAAACATAATAGAGCAGGTAGCAGAAAAAATCAAGATTTTAGTAAATGACGGCAACGAAGGCAAGCAGGAAGTAAGAATAAAGCTTAAGCCCGAGATACTGGGGGAATTGGTTCTGAAAGTAGAGGTAGAGAAAGGAGTTGTCATAGCAAGAGCTGTAGTGGATAATTTTAGAACCAAGGAGTTACTGGAAATGAATATAAACCAGCTGCAGGAAGGGCTGAAAGAGCAAGGACTGGATATAAAAACATTTAGTGTATATGTAGGGAATAACAGTGATTTTGAAAAAGAAGGCAAAAATAATTTCTTCAGCAATAAGAGAAATAAAAAAGTAAAAATGAAGAATGTTAATTTAGAAGGAATTGGTAATTATGATGCTTCTATGTTCGTTGAGAATTTATCGAATACGGAAGTCGGAAAACTTGATTTAATGGCATAG
- a CDS encoding TIGR02530 family flagellar biosynthesis protein: MEEINVKQLESRIITNSPQNISKGNVNVENKNFQHILDRIKANQEEIKFSKHALERMDGRKIELSTDETDKLNKAVEKAEKKGVKDALILMGDKAFIASIKNRTIITTVDREGLRDNVFTNIDGAVII; this comes from the coding sequence ATGGAAGAAATAAATGTTAAACAGTTGGAAAGTAGGATTATAACTAATTCTCCCCAAAATATCTCTAAGGGAAATGTAAATGTAGAAAATAAAAATTTCCAACATATATTAGATAGGATTAAGGCTAATCAGGAAGAAATTAAATTTTCCAAACATGCCTTGGAAAGAATGGACGGAAGAAAAATAGAATTAAGTACGGACGAAACGGACAAGCTTAACAAAGCAGTGGAAAAAGCTGAGAAAAAAGGAGTAAAGGATGCTTTGATTCTAATGGGAGATAAGGCATTTATAGCGAGCATTAAAAATAGAACTATTATTACAACTGTTGACAGAGAAGGATTAAGAGATAATGTTTTTACAAATATAGACGGAGCGGTAATAATATAG
- a CDS encoding flagellar hook assembly protein FlgD gives MAVDGVNNNEPVYWFKDEKEQTEQTEKSNSLDKDAFLRLLMTQMSHQDPLNPMEDKDMLAQLAQFSSLEQMNNLNTNFNSAKDEIVESLENMNNNQIDANIEILKEIINIKKAMEAYGGDESQKDSTEG, from the coding sequence ATGGCAGTTGATGGTGTAAATAACAATGAACCGGTATATTGGTTCAAAGATGAAAAAGAACAAACCGAACAAACAGAAAAAAGTAATTCGTTGGATAAGGATGCTTTTTTAAGGCTTTTAATGACGCAAATGTCTCATCAGGATCCTTTAAATCCCATGGAAGATAAGGACATGTTGGCTCAGCTCGCACAATTTTCTTCCTTGGAGCAGATGAATAATTTAAATACCAATTTTAATTCCGCAAAGGATGAAATAGTGGAATCTCTTGAAAATATGAATAATAATCAGATTGATGCAAACATTGAAATACTCAAAGAAATAATAAATATAAAAAAAGCGATGGAAGCCTACGGAGGAGACGAATCTCAAAAAGATTCAACAGAAGGTTAA
- the fliJ gene encoding flagellar export protein FliJ, which yields MEKFNFKFDKVLNYKSTVETVKKANYGKLKEELNKEEDILNGYYDHKEDMKTKKNEEVANTKIGNMQLYSKYLNDLKNKIEKQENVVVNKRIDVDKSKEELVEASKEKKIFERLKENKHEEYLYLEKLSEDKIVDNLVSYRSNARG from the coding sequence ATGGAAAAGTTTAATTTTAAATTTGATAAGGTGCTGAATTATAAGTCAACTGTGGAAACTGTTAAAAAAGCGAATTATGGTAAATTAAAAGAAGAACTGAATAAAGAAGAAGATATACTAAATGGATATTATGACCATAAGGAAGATATGAAAACAAAGAAAAATGAGGAAGTTGCTAATACTAAAATAGGAAATATGCAACTTTACAGTAAATATCTAAATGATCTTAAGAACAAAATTGAAAAGCAGGAAAATGTGGTAGTTAATAAAAGAATAGATGTGGACAAGTCAAAGGAAGAACTTGTTGAAGCTTCTAAAGAGAAGAAGATATTTGAAAGGCTAAAAGAAAATAAACATGAAGAATATCTGTATTTAGAAAAATTATCGGAGGACAAAATTGTCGATAATTTGGTCAGCTACAGATCCAACGCCCGAGGATAG
- the fliG gene encoding flagellar motor switch protein FliG — protein MPKKQFTGKEKAAILLIALGPQRSADIFKHLDEDEMEELTLEIANIGKVSPEEKEEVIEDFYQLCLAQEYISEGGINYAKDILERALGSDKATDIISKLTSSLQVRPFEFIKKTDINQLLNYIQNEHPQTIALILSYLSPSQAAQILSNLPQEKQSEVTRRIAIMDSTSPEIVKKVEKVLESKFSSMISQDFAATGGIQTVVDILNSVDRGTEKNIMEEMDVKDAELSEEIRKRMFVFEDIISLDSKSIQRVVREVENSQWSIALKGSSQDVKEVIFSNMSKRLVEMIKEDIDFMGPVRLRDIEEAQQNIVNVIRKLEEEGEIITPRGGDEIIA, from the coding sequence ATGCCAAAGAAACAATTTACAGGCAAAGAAAAGGCGGCTATACTACTAATTGCATTAGGGCCTCAGCGCTCAGCGGATATATTCAAGCATTTGGACGAAGATGAAATGGAAGAACTTACTCTGGAAATAGCAAACATAGGAAAGGTATCCCCTGAAGAAAAGGAAGAGGTAATAGAGGATTTTTATCAACTTTGTTTAGCACAGGAGTATATTTCAGAAGGCGGAATAAATTATGCGAAGGATATCTTGGAAAGAGCATTAGGTTCTGATAAGGCAACGGATATTATATCCAAGCTTACTTCCTCATTACAGGTGAGACCTTTTGAGTTTATCAAAAAAACGGATATTAACCAGCTGTTAAACTATATACAAAATGAGCATCCCCAAACTATTGCCCTGATTTTATCCTATTTATCGCCAAGTCAGGCAGCGCAAATTTTGTCAAATTTGCCTCAGGAAAAACAATCTGAAGTTACAAGGAGGATTGCTATCATGGATAGCACTTCCCCCGAAATAGTAAAGAAGGTAGAAAAAGTATTGGAAAGTAAATTCTCGAGTATGATATCTCAAGATTTTGCTGCGACAGGGGGAATACAAACAGTTGTTGATATTTTGAATTCTGTGGATAGAGGAACCGAAAAGAATATTATGGAAGAGATGGATGTTAAAGATGCAGAATTAAGCGAAGAAATAAGAAAGAGAATGTTTGTATTTGAAGATATCATTTCTCTTGACAGCAAGAGTATTCAAAGAGTTGTCAGAGAGGTTGAAAATAGCCAATGGTCTATTGCTCTTAAAGGTTCAAGTCAGGATGTAAAAGAAGTTATATTTTCCAATATGTCTAAGAGACTTGTTGAGATGATAAAAGAAGATATTGATTTTATGGGACCTGTAAGGCTGAGAGATATAGAAGAGGCTCAACAGAATATAGTTAATGTGATAAGAAAATTAGAAGAGGAAGGCGAAATAATTACTCCAAGGGGAGGAGATGAAATTATTGCCTAA
- the fliF gene encoding flagellar basal-body MS-ring/collar protein FliF, which yields MGETIQKVRNQLTEFWQKTDKKKKIKIGISALLVILGIVILVLIFTRTKYEVLYDDLSLKDLGEVTKKLDELNIEWKTGDKETTILVPKGMKNKVKIELASYGLPKEGYNFTDAFNDSSWTMTEYEKKERMKYALQNELASTISEIDGVESATVYIDEKEDSGFVVEDNKQETTASVFLKKSDSTPLSQEKITAIKNLVAGSVNMNPENVSLVDDQGQLLDEENGQSSDTSDQYAIQQNLENKTNESIRNFLENMFGYGNVDVRSSFKINFDVENSKITEFSPPVEGSEEGLVRSMEEIEENMVGDEAEGVPGTEENPPDYQMPEDQNGKYNKASRTINYELNEINKEIRKTPGQVEGVTVAVLINKNALSSGEMTEEKKNEISKLVYAATGIDTKQVQVSAENFSSGSDNTELNKGNSHLLLWLIIGALAAAGAGGFLIYRKRKQKEEEMELDELEEENELEKEDTEVKPSEEIDFDKKESDMKTQIDKFIEKKPDAVAQLLRTWLNE from the coding sequence GTGGGAGAAACTATACAAAAAGTCAGGAATCAGTTAACTGAATTTTGGCAGAAAACAGATAAGAAAAAAAAAATCAAGATAGGAATCAGTGCTTTATTGGTAATCTTAGGTATTGTAATCTTAGTATTGATTTTTACCAGAACTAAATATGAGGTATTATATGATGATCTTTCTTTAAAGGATTTGGGAGAAGTTACTAAGAAACTTGATGAATTGAATATAGAATGGAAAACCGGAGATAAAGAAACAACGATTCTTGTCCCGAAAGGCATGAAAAACAAGGTAAAAATAGAATTGGCGTCTTACGGTTTACCGAAGGAAGGATATAATTTTACCGATGCTTTTAATGATTCAAGTTGGACTATGACTGAATATGAGAAAAAGGAACGAATGAAGTATGCACTGCAGAATGAATTGGCTTCAACCATATCTGAGATAGACGGAGTAGAGAGTGCCACGGTGTACATAGATGAAAAAGAAGATAGTGGCTTTGTAGTAGAAGATAATAAACAAGAAACTACTGCTTCGGTATTTTTGAAAAAAAGCGATAGTACTCCTTTGTCACAAGAAAAAATTACAGCTATTAAAAATTTGGTAGCAGGTTCTGTTAATATGAATCCCGAAAATGTTTCTCTTGTTGATGATCAGGGACAGCTTTTAGATGAGGAAAACGGTCAGAGTTCTGATACGAGTGATCAATATGCAATACAACAGAATCTTGAAAATAAAACTAATGAAAGTATTAGAAATTTCTTGGAGAATATGTTCGGATATGGGAATGTAGACGTAAGAAGCAGTTTTAAAATTAATTTTGATGTTGAAAATAGTAAGATAACTGAATTTTCTCCGCCTGTTGAAGGAAGCGAAGAGGGACTTGTAAGAAGTATGGAAGAAATAGAGGAGAATATGGTTGGAGACGAAGCCGAAGGGGTTCCGGGAACGGAAGAGAATCCCCCCGATTATCAGATGCCTGAAGACCAAAATGGTAAATATAATAAGGCAAGCCGGACTATTAATTATGAATTAAATGAAATAAATAAGGAAATAAGAAAGACTCCGGGACAGGTAGAAGGAGTGACTGTGGCAGTTCTTATAAATAAAAATGCACTATCTAGTGGAGAAATGACTGAAGAAAAAAAGAATGAAATATCCAAATTGGTTTATGCTGCTACCGGAATAGATACAAAACAGGTACAAGTTAGCGCTGAAAACTTCAGTTCGGGTTCTGATAACACTGAGTTAAATAAGGGAAATTCACATCTTTTATTATGGCTGATAATAGGTGCTTTGGCAGCTGCGGGAGCCGGCGGATTTTTGATTTATAGAAAGAGAAAGCAAAAAGAAGAGGAAATGGAGTTAGATGAATTAGAAGAGGAAAATGAGTTAGAAAAGGAAGATACTGAAGTGAAACCTTCAGAGGAAATTGATTTTGATAAGAAAGAATCCGATATGAAAACTCAAATTGACAAGTTTATTGAAAAGAAGCCAGATGCAGTAGCGCAGCTATTGAGAACATGGCTGAATGAATAG